From Lytechinus pictus isolate F3 Inbred chromosome 6, Lp3.0, whole genome shotgun sequence, the proteins below share one genomic window:
- the LOC129263016 gene encoding glycoprotein 3-alpha-L-fucosyltransferase A-like, translating to MMKRKDGRRIIPFCLAALIIICLSTDGPARSIARFSSEVRGARSPMYGNASGQSEKGLSCYRQVQVWAGKRSPGTPKKSECPGLECGLSYILDKSYETMANSDAIVFFHGSSWDWTEMQKRRPLNQAWVFYSLESPRYTSKHAEPPVKLDRLYNYTMSYMPTATILSPYGLYNKTLPQISSGESRNWAKEKSALVAWAATNCGRTTWRRHEFVKTLAKHVSVDMYGRCGNMTCDRFSKECRNIIKNHKFYLSLESSECRDYITEKFWSNALLNDVVPIVYGPPRVDYERVAPPNSFIHLQDFKSFQELVDYIHLLDSNDALYNSYFEWKKHGSVKILGEAVVLYPPYMCKLVSKLLDDEDKLRKFHQEAEHPSVRDDILSSCFEPTGFPHDF from the coding sequence atgatgAAGAGGAAGGATGGTAGGCGCATAATACCATTTTGCTTAGCAGCACTCATCATAATATGTTTGTCAACTGATGGACCAGCTAGATCAATTGCCCGTTTCTCCTCGGAAGTCCGTGGGGCGAGATCTCCGATGTATGGAAATGCAAGTGGCCAGTCGGAAAAGGGATTATCTTGTTACCGTCAGGTACAGGTGTGGGCGGGCAAAAGGAGTCCCGGGACTCCGAAAAAATCAGAATGCCCAGGTCTGGAATGTGGGCTTAGTTATATTCTTGACAAAAGTTATGAAACTATGGCGAATAGTGATGCAATCGTGTTCTTTCATGGTTCGAGTTGGGATTGGACGGAGATGCAGAAGAGACGCCCACTGAATCAGGCATGGGTGTTTTATTCTTTAGAGAGTCCTCGGTATACGTCCAAACATGCAGAGCCACCAGTTAAACTTGATCGTTTATATAACTACACGATGTCGTATATGCCAACGGCAACGATTCTTAGTCCGTATGGACTTTACAACAAAACTCTTCCACAAATATCATCAGGTGAAAGTCGAAATTGGGCGAAGGAGAAAAGTGCCTTGGTGGCATGGGCGGCAACCAATTGCGGAAGAACAACCTGGCGCCGCCACGAATTTGTGAAAACGCTCGCGAAGCACGTAAGCGTCGACATGTATGGTCGTTGCGGAAACATGACTTGCGATCGATTTTCTAAAGAATGCAGGAACATAATCAAGAATCACAAGTTTTATCTGTCTCTTGAGAGCAGCGAATGCCGGGACTACATCACCGAGAAGTTCTGGTCTAACGCTCTATTGAATGATGTCGTGCCCATCGTGTATGGTCCACCGCGGGTAGATTATGAGCGCGTAGCGCCACCAAACTCGTTCATACATTTACAAGATTTCAAAAGCTTCCAGGAATTGGTCGATTATATTCATCTTTTAGATTCAAATGATGCCCTATACAATTCATACTTCGAGTGGAAAAAACATGGATCGGTAAAAATACTTGGTGAAGCAGTTGTTCTGTATCCACCATATATGTGTAAACTGGTCTCGAAATTATTGGATGATGAAGACAAGCTGCGAAAGTTTCACCAGGAAGCAGAGCATCCTTCTGTCCGTGATGATATATTAAGTTCTTGCTTTGAACCAACCGGATTTCCACATGATTTCTAA